The Gemmatimonadota bacterium sequence CTGACTCACAATCAGCGAAATCAGAGCCAGAACAGCACCACTAAAGAAAATCACCTGATAGCCAAAATAGTGCCATGCGAAACCGCCCAAAAGCGGTGCCGCAACCGAAGCCACGTGATTCATCGTCACACCCATCGCAAGCGACGGCTTGAGATCCGACTCCGGCGCAATCTTGTGCAAATACGTCGTCAGCGCAATCCCGCCAAAAAAGATAATATTATCGACACAATACAAAACGTACAGCGTTGGTCGATGCGTCACCACCGCGTAGCCCACAAACACAAAAGTCAACCCGATATAACTGAGCGACAGCATCTTCCGCTCGCCGTACTGATCCACCAACTTGCCCATCGTCGGCGCAGTCAGCGTAATCAACGTCTGATTCATCAGCACCAGAATCATCGTCGTATGCACGGGCATCCCGTGTATCTTCACCAGAGCAAAAATCGCAAACGTAATAAACATCTGCTTCCGCATACCCTGCAAAAAATTCAGCGCATAATACAGACCATACCGCCGCTTAAACACAAAACTCCGCTCGTCGGGTGGCCGCTTGCGAGACGCAAACAAAATGGCAAAACCGCCGCCCACAGTAGCGGCACCCGCCATAATAAACAAACCATTGTACCCGACAAAATCATAAGCCAATTTACAAATCAGAATAGACAACAACCACGCCACACTATTCACACTGCGCAACTGCCCCAACCATTTTCCCTTCTTACCCTCTGGCGAAAAAAGCAACGCCATCGACTGCTCCATAGGGAGCCAGCAGTGAAACCCCACACCCCACACAAACGAATACACCGCCAGCAAAAAAACCGAAT is a genomic window containing:
- a CDS encoding MFS transporter, with the translated sequence MNNPISEWNRDFRLLALAVASQGIFFGVQLTLYNNFVVDRLNIDAHELGYVEALREVSGFMNAFFVALMVRFAPPVVAAISLMVMGAGIMAYAQVDSVFLLAVYSFVWGVGFHCWLPMEQSMALLFSPEGKKGKWLGQLRSVNSVAWLLSILICKLAYDFVGYNGLFIMAGAATVGGGFAILFASRKRPPDERSFVFKRRYGLYYALNFLQGMRKQMFITFAIFALVKIHGMPVHTTMILVLMNQTLITLTAPTMGKLVDQYGERKMLSLSYIGLTFVFVGYAVVTHRPTLYVLYCVDNIIFFGGIALTTYLHKIAPESDLKPSLAMGVTMNHVASVAAPLLGGFAWHYFGYQVIFFSGAVLALISLIVSQWVDPEGQLQREREEMPDGVAAQPVS